Genomic window (Nilaparvata lugens isolate BPH chromosome 7, ASM1435652v1, whole genome shotgun sequence):
TAACAATAATCaaagtttattaatttattcattcaattactaCAAAACATACAGTATAGTTATGATAGGGAGTGAATCAGGTTTAGCCTAAAACTGTTCTCCCgaattttaaaaatggaaacATGAACAAAAAGAGGtttatttttctaattctaTGTCCAATAATTTTCGGCCCATTAACTTCTAGAAACTAAAGATTTATAATACTAAAATAGTGGGATAAAAAAATCAACTGCACTCAGTCATAGTGAGCTCAACcacattataattaaattttcctccacctactgtcaaaagtactttactttactccctgaaacatgatactaaagtgtcactttttcgctctcggtactaaaaaacagaaaaactccctagggagtaaaagtgactccatttaaataacatgggaagcatctctattttaaaaacgttcatttggaataggtcagaaggtctaagctcagatgaggaagcatatagagtagtcattaaaccatctaaattcaatacctcaaccagacatttgatcgatatataaaatttatatttgtatgctgaaattattattacaaacttcatatcactatactagaacaaatttatatattttttcttttaatccatgttattcaaaataccagccaacgaatattacttattaactaatcaaatttgaaacgggaacttaatcatagctgtagttgtggctgtcattgttgttacaactttagccgacagatagtgctgtcggaggagaactgtgattacaagccagctgtttctgtttactttttagattatgttgtaacacattgtttggtcacatacgtttttaaaaattattttatttgccgtttttataaaaatgtaggtggaggaaaaatgttgtgtatataacgagtgaaaaatgttttttctccctcaggaaaattgttgccctcggcttcgcctcgggcttcaaacttttccctcagggagaaaaaacagcacttttcactctagatatacaaataactattaaagcTTTTATTCTGCCTATTACTTTtttacctgcctattacatgggaaaccatagttggcaaggtattttccccctctttcttccagcacacatcattttagcaatattgtcttttaatgtgttaatatcattgttactgttattgttttgttgtatattgcttttactcattgtatttctgtgttttgtgaataaattgaattgaattcttagAGCAGtagagaaaaatgaattgaGTTTTCAAAATGGAAATCCAAACTTGAAATGTGGGTAAAAAGATATTTTATCTAATGCAATAATTAAGACTAAGCTCAATATAGTATATCCTAGAACTTTTAATTTGTATatgattatataaattgatttgaatattctttGGATGCATTTatccaaagaccttgaagatgcatagactcacatgcagcgttagtgtcgtacttggaattgaaatcggccattgagggggcaacctataagcaggacctcctaaatgcctttgtaatctatgatataacaaatatatagatataatatctcgtgctaaaataccccaatggcggccttcaatttcaagtgagagctatcattgggaaggcataggcattgtgggtctatatatctttaaggtctttgcattTATCTTGTGCTTTCTCCGGTTATTgggaattgaatttcatttatttaataatactaCTGCTAATAAATTGAGCAGCTAATTGAATAAATGTTACAATTTTGTGTTTTACTATAGAAACTCACAAGTAATATCCCGTTAAAATGAAATAGTGTTGAGGTTTTTCTTGTTACAATAAACAATATgataaataaagaattttgGAAGACTGAGTAGAATAAAATTGCAATTACCTTTACACGTGAGAGTATCTTGGTGAAGAATCATTCCGAGAGGGCATGCACATCTGTATCCACCAATTGTATTGATGCAAGTATGAGAGCATTCGTGTAGGCCTTCTTCACATTCGTTTATATCTGCAATggaaatcaaatcaataattacacAAAACTACACATAAACTACACTAAAAATTAATTCTATTCCAATTCATCTTTAGTTGAAGAGgaatatttatatgaaattgattttcataGAGCTACTTAATAGTTTTTTGATTGGGAAAGCAAGTAtatttcattatgaaaacacaaatttgaattgtcaaccactttttataattataaaatattataacataaatACAGAACCTGGTTTCGTGGCTCTAccatttcaatttgtgttttcattatggaaaagtaccacaacatcactcacaactcAACTGTGaggtatatattattattttctatcattaGAAAGAAAGGAATGAAAGGGTACTAGTTATATTATGAAATCCAATGTTTTATGTGAAAATGATTGTTATTGACAAGATAACACGGGATAAGGTAGGCATATGCATAGGAAATATCAAATTATCTAGCagtagaatgaataaataatctaGCTGTTATTTACCTTGACACCTTTTTCCATTCGCTGTTAGTTTAAATCCTTCAGCACAAATACATCTGTAGGTTCCGAAAAGATTTTCACATGTCTGCGAATGATGACAATCATTGGTTCTTTTACTTTTGCACTCGTCTATGTCTGTGAACATAAAATTTGCTCAATAATAATCAAAACTCCAATCAATGTAATATAAATTCCATCTTTATTTCcagttttttagtttagtttcaATTTCTTTAGTGTCTGGAACACTTATTTGATAATACAGCAATAGCATAACATTTTTGTTCATCTACCtagtttcaatgtttcaatttctTAAGAGTTTAAAACACTATTATTTGGTGATACAGCTATAGCATAACATTTTTGTCCATCTACCCGAAGTGCTTTTGCAACGCCAATTTATTAGTCATTAGGTCTACAATAATTATCGAAATTCAAATGTCATTAACATTTATTCTaatcaataattctttatttacttttaaaaatgcattgaataatcagctatattatgtaattgtattaataaatgaatggaatgaaaatttactgtaaattagtgtatataTTTAAACTGGCATGactaaagaaatctaatctaaagTGGCAataattagtttttgaaaatgtgatCATACCTCGACAATGTTGGTATCTCTGATCCAGCTTGAATCCCTTTGGACACTTGTCACGCCCATAAGGCGATGAAATGGAGTTGGCCGCTGAATAGAACAGGCGCTGGGAATCAGCATCGTAGTCAGAGAGGATCTCATCTGTAGCCAATCTTTCAACAGGGTAActgcaaatttatttttttaaacatatttgtttacaaacaaaGGAAATACTCATAAAATACATTTGCTGGAAAACAACTTCCACTTCTGTtgtatttgatgaaatactaataaaatgCATTTCATAGAAAACAACTTCAAATTTCGTTGTATTGCTTGAGGTAGTAATACATTACAGTATCAGTTGCAGAGTGAATAAAGATTGTATGGTTATTAGTTAGAAAATACTAATTTGATAAGTTACAGGTTTGTAAGAAATTATATAAGTTTGTGAGGTGAGGATAGTACTAGCAGTCAATTCATTGTACTATGTACATGAATTGTtggaaattaattaaataattgaaagagtAAATAGTTTTGAAGCTACATTTAATAGAATACAGATGAAACTAGAGCATACCTACTATCTATGATAAAATTTATGTGGAGTTGAAGTAACTTTATGCTCCCGAATATGTATTATGATATTGTACagaaattgtaaatttattatgaaaaaatcgGAAAGCTTCAAACACATTAGAGAAAGATGATTTCTAtagtgtttttaaaatgcaaATTTCTAGGTACCGTACTTTAAAAACTAATACAGACTTGAGCGTCACGAGCATGCGCATTCCACTTTTTATCAgctatctgtatttgtacagaaaaagTAAGGTATAGATATAATAAGCTATTATAAgatataataagatattatatctataaatagatataatattttcatcagctgatgaaaagtggaatGCGCGTGTTTGTGGCGCTCAAgtctcaagtctgtacgcacctttagatgatATGTCAAAAACTATACCGTCAGCAATCAGTAAGTGCTAAATGTGTGTGCTCTACTTGTAGGCCTGATATACGGTAAGCTCAACAATTCAAAGTTCATAGTTCACTACTTAAAATATTCGGTGAACTGAATAGTTTATGGAGTTCAGTTGTATGCGCTGGTCCTATAATATTTGGtatattagaatagaatagaatagaatagaatacgtTAATCCaccaataaatacaatttaatgTACATTAGGTGTCgtcaagaataaaaatattattattattaaataatggaAAGGTGGATTAGCAGTAATAAATTATACGTACGGCATAGTTCCCAGCTCGGTGTCATAAGATACAGTCTTGTTCCAGAAGAAAGGTATCTGTTTACCATCAACATCCACAGTAGATTCAGACGAAGAGAATAATCTGTTGGGGCCAGTTTGGACAAAATCctctgaaaattaaaaaagaaacaacaTAAAATGGgtttataaaaatgtaattacAATGTCAGTTTTCtgtaaaatttactcataattatgaaaaataaggTTTTATTTcaagatgaaaaaataattagaaagaGAAAAATTGGGAGAAACAGAGAAGAGATTGAGAGACAGttaagaatattattgatattgttgGGTCATTAAGGTAATCGAAATATGGAATTTAAAATCGATTACCTATTTACAATAGGAAAATAATTAGGTAGTTTACATTAAATACTGAGTCTTGTTTTTTCAAGGCAAATCCTTCACTCTAAATAATGCTCTGTAAGTAAGCTATTTAAGTAACTGATTTCATCAGGGTAATAAAACTAACACCTACCAATTGATTAAAACAATTACTCACCTGTGAAAGGTTCTATTACAACAGAGGCCTTCGGCTGAGCCATCGGGATATTTCCTATCACTTCAATATCCACCTGCAAAGTTCCATTGTCTGGATCTATTCCTCTACCTTTTGCGTCAATTACTAGTTCATGACCTGTGAATAAgaagaaacaatataaattaagaaattatttaatttaaaaacataCAAATATCGATTCAAAAAGTAACATACGGATAAGTTTTAGTCACGTATTTTCGGATAAGTTTTGCTGGACTAAAAAACTGtattcatcataatttattatctttgaGAGTAATACATTGGtttcattgagaaaaatgattatttatctaATTACAAGGAATAGAATAATGAAATGAAGTAACAGACCATAGTCATTGTTCAAAACGTTTACTATTCTTAAATTCAGttcaataaattgttcaaagTAGAGATGATTATAACTGTACGGATTTGATCTATTTCTAGAGGTGTCTATCAGATTATTTCAGGTTTTTaggttattatttttcttatcagAGTAATTTTTTGAAATCAGGAAAGTAAGCTCAATTTTATTATGGagttaaataatttaaataataatttaccaGTGGCGAACTGATAGCGAGACTCCTGATCGAAGTTGCCGTTAGTCAGCGAGT
Coding sequences:
- the LOC111055483 gene encoding hemicentin-1, encoding MPPVQWNTAYEEGSADNGYSLTNGNFDQESRYQFATGHELVIDAKGRGIDPDNGTLQVDIEVIGNIPMAQPKASVVIEPFTEDFVQTGPNRLFSSSESTVDVDGKQIPFFWNKTVSYDTELGTMPYPVERLATDEILSDYDADSQRLFYSAANSISSPYGRDKCPKGFKLDQRYQHCRDIDECKSKRTNDCHHSQTCENLFGTYRCICAEGFKLTANGKRCQDINECEEGLHECSHTCINTIGGYRCACPLGMILHQDTLTCKEDSYNYDSDFASDWGNDDSYNTQHNRRNLNYDEYDSLLALNQVREEWLCPPGQIREDNRCIEEKGKGGKEHCSLEKCGEHETCLPTVSGYRCVETRCPLLYQHDIQTRKCFAVCTESRCEKGAKEWEEITFVPLPLESASVQQYQDLLELSTEDESSNMIYTVAENEFNLPLRVRIENNAGILYSMRYFDFEGVNKVVIQATTYEDHTSTALSIYTFVVFVYDPSSI